The genomic region GCGGCCTGGGTGGCGCCGCGCTCGCCTGCCGGGCCGCTGCCGATGACGACGACGTCGTAGTGGAGTGCCATTCGATCTCCTCGGTGACCCGCTTATAATGCCTTTTACCCCCGCCGACGACGAAGTTGGAGCCTCCGCCACCCGTGAAGAATCCCCCGAAGAACCCGGTCCTCGACGCCCTGGCCACGAACCTGATGGTCCAGACGGAAGAGAAGAAGCGCGCGCTCGCCCGGGCGGGCAAGCGGCTCTTCGACTTCGGCCTCGGCGACCCCCGCGAGCCGACCCCCCCCTTCATCCGCGAGGCGCTCCGCGCCGCGGTGCCGGAGAGCTCCCAGTACCCGAGCGCCGCCGGCACCCCGGCCCTGCGCGCGGCGGTGGCCGGCTACCTCGATCGCCGCTTCGGCGTGAAGCTCGACCCGGACCGGCAGATCGTCCCGGCGACCGGCGCCAAGGAGACCATCTTCCACCTCCCGCTCGCCTTCGCGGCCCCCGGCGGGCGGCGCAAGGTGGTGCTGCCCGACCCCGGCTACCCCACCTACGAGGCCGGCGCGCGCTTCGCGGGGCTCGAGCCGGTGAAGCACCCGCTCACCGCGGCGCGGCGCTTCCTGCTCGAGCCGGAGGACGTGGGCGAGGAGGTGCTGCGCGACACCCTCTTCTTCTGGGTGAGCTACCCGCACAACCCGACCGGCGCGGTGGCGCCCCGCGACTACCTCGAGCGCGTGGCGCGGGCGGCGCTGCGGTACGGCTTCATCGTCCTCTCCGACGAGTGCTACGCCGACGTCTACTTCGGCGAGAAGCCGCTCTCGATGCTCGAGGTGCAGGTGGAGAACGTCCTCGCCATCCACTCCTGCTCGAAGCGGAGCGGCATGACCGGGTACCGCAGCGGCTTCGTCGCCGGCGACCCCGACCTGGTGGCCCTGCTCAAGCGGACCCGGCCGCACATCGGCGCCGCCTCGCCCGACTTCGTGAACGCGGCCGCCACCGCCGCCTGGGGCGACGACGCCCACCCGGCCGAGCGGCGCGAGATCTTCCGCCGTAAGCGCGACCTCTTCCTCTCCTTCTTCGCGCGCCACGGGCTCTCCTGCGAGGGCTCCGACGCCACCCTCTACCTCTGGGTGCGGGTCCCCCCGGGCCACGGCTCCGAGTCCTACGCGCTGCGCCTCCTCGAGGAGGGTATCGTGGTCTCCCCCGGCACCGCCTTCGGCGCCGGGGAGGGCTACGTGCGCGTCTCGCTGGTCCCCACGCTGTCCGAGTGCGACGAGGCCATCGCGGCCTGGTCCAAGGTGAAGCCATGAACGACTGGAAGCAGCACGAGGAGCTCGTCACCGCCGCCTTCGCCGACCGGGCGAGGCTGCCGGCCGCGCGCGAGGCGGTGCTCGCGGTGGTGGAGGCGCTCGACAAGGGCGCCCTCCGCGTGGCCGAGAAGCGGGGCGGCGAGTGGCAGGTGAACGCCTGGATCATGCAGGCCATCAACCTCTACTTCGGCGTCGCCGGCATGGAGACGAAGGAGTACGGGCCGTTCGAGACCCGCGACAAGGTGCCGCTCAAGCACGGCCTCGAGGAGGCCGGCGTGCGGCTCGTCCCCGGCGGCATCGTCCGCTACGGCTCGTACGTCGCGCCGGGCGCGGTGGTCCTCCCCGGCTTCGTGAACATCGGCGCCCGGGTCGGCACCGGCACCATGGTGGACACCTGGGCCACCGTCGGCTCCTGCGCGCAGGTGGGCGAGAACTGCCACCTCGCCGGCGGCGTCGGGATCGGCGGCGTGCTCGAGCCGCCCGGGGCCCGGCCCAACATCATCGAGGACGGCTGCTTCATCGGCAGCCGCTGCATCATCGTGGAGGGCACGCTGGTCGAGGAGGACTGCGTCCTCGGCGCCAACACCGTGATCACCGGCTCCACGCCCATCATCGACGTCACCGGCAAGGAGCCGGTGATCTACAAGAAGCGCGTCCCGGCCCGGTCGGTGGTGATCCCCGGCACCCGCGCCAAGGAGTACCCGGCGGGCACCTACCAGATCCCGTGCGCCCTCATCGTCGGCCGGCGCAGCGCGTCCACCGACAAGAAGGTCTCGCTCAACGACGCGCTGCGCGAGTTCGAGGTGCAGGTCTGATGGCGGCGCGAGGCGGGCGGGGGGCGCCGTGACCCTGGCCGAGGCGCTCGCCGCCCGGACCGAGGCGCTGTGCGCCGTCCGCTCGCCCATCGGCGAGGAGCGGGCCCTCTGCGACGAGGTGGAGCGGCAGGTCCGCGGCCGCTTCGCCGAGGTGCGGCGGGTGAAGAACTCGCTCGTGGTCCTCGCCGACGGCGCCGCGCCCTCCGGCCGGCCGCTCGTGGCCCTCTGCGGCCACCTCGACACCGTGCCCATCCACGCCGAGGACGAGGGGCGCTTCCCTCGCCGCGAGGGCGGGCGGCTCTACGCGCCCGGCGCCTCCGACATGAAGGGCGGGGTGGCGGTGGCGCTGGAGCTCGCCGAGCGGCTCCCGGCCGCGGAGCGCTTCTGCGACCTCGCCCTCGTGCTCTACAGCCGCGAGGAGGGGCCGTTCGAGGAGAACGAGCTCGGCGACGTGCTGCGCGAGGTCCCGGAGGTCTCCCGCGCGGCGCTCGCCCTCTGCCTCGAGCCGACCGACAACGCGCTGCAGCTCGGCTGCGTCGGCTCGATGCACGCCACGCTCCGGTTCACCGGGCGCTCGGCCCACTCGGCCCGGCCCTGGCAGGGCGAGAACGCGGTCCACAAGGCGGGCGAGCTGCTCCGGCTCCTGCACCGGCTCCCGTTCCACGCGGTCCACGACGGCGGCCTCGAGTACCGCGAGGTCATGAGCGTCACCCGCATCGAGGGCGGCCGGGCGCGCAACGTCGTGCCCGACCAGTGCACGGCGAACCTCAACTTCCGCTTCGCGCCGGGCCGCTCGCTCGACTCGGCCGCGGCCGAGGTCGAGGAGCTCGCGCGGCGCGTCGGCGCCGAGGCGACCATCACCGATCGATCCCCGTCCTGCCCCTCCTACGCGGATCACCCGCTGGTGCGGCGGCTGCGCGAGCGGAGCGGCGCCCGGCTCGAGGCGAAGCAGGCCTGGACCGACGTGGCCCGGCTCGCGCAGGCGGGCGTCCCGGCGGCGAACCTCGGCCCGGGCGCCACCGCCCAGGCGCACCAGGCGGGCGAGTGGCTCGACCTCGCCGAGCTCGAGCGGAGCTACCTCATGCTGGAGCGGTTCCTGCGGCCCTGACAAGGCCCGCGGGCCGGCGGAGTGGGGTCTCTCCGGGCCCGCGAGCGCAGCGGCCGCCGGACCCGTGCGGGCGGGCGGCCGTCCTCCGTTGCCGTGGAGGATCGCTGCCCGCACATGAGACGACGGCGGCGCCGCCGGGTGAAGCGGTCACGCAGGTTGCCGCCTCGTGAGGATCTCCGGACCGGCTGACCCGGACGCAGAGGGCCCGGGATCCCCCGTGAGGACCCCGGGCCCGCCTGCGGGCCCGCGCGGGAGCGGGGTCGCCACGCCGCTCGAGCGCAGGCCACTCGCGTGCCGCCCCGGCTAGAGCGCCGGCCAGCAGCGCACCATGAACGGCACCAGCGCGTAGTTGGTCGCGACGGTCGGCGTCGCGGCGGTGTTCGGGTCGCTGGCGGTGAGCACGAAGTAGTAGCTCACGATCGGGCTCGCCTTCCGGGAGCAGGCCGGGACCGTCCAGGTGAACGCGCCCGGCTGACCCTCGACCGGCGCCGGCTCCGGCATCACCCAGCCGGGCGTGGGCAGCTCGTCGAGGTCGAGGTCGAACGGGTTGAAGGTGAGCTTCGCCACCCTGGCGTCGTAGCTCAGGTCGGCCGCGGAGGAGGTCGAGGGCGCGATGGGAGCGCCGGCGATCGAGAGGTGGACGAGGTCGCCCGGCTCGACGTCGTACGGCGTCGCGCCGGCCTCGACGATCTCGGGCCCGAAGCCGATCGGGTCCGGCAGGACGTTGAGCGCGAGCGCCGAGGTGGTCTCGCCCTCCTCGGCGGCGGTGGTGCCGCCGCGGCCGTCGGTGAGGAGCAGCCTCACCTCACAGGTGGCGGACGCGGGCGCCTCGGCCGGCGCCGTGACCACGGTCGAGAGCAGCGGGTACTCGCCCTTCGCGTTCCGCGACAGCATGCCGGCGGCGGGATCGAAGGTGGCGCCGCAGTCGCTCTTCCACGCGAACCGGAGGACGTCGCCGTCGAGGTCGTTCACGCTCGCCTCCACGACCGTCTCCTGGCCGGGCTCGATCTGGCCGCCCTGCGCCAGGCCGGCGCCGCCGATGGCGTACGGCGCGCGCAGGAAGTTCACGTCCGGCCAGTGGTTCAGGTCGGCGGTGAAGGAGACGCTCTTCTTGGCCGAGAGCGTGGAGAGGGTGACGCCCATGGTCAGGTGCGAGGTGGTGCTGGCGGTCCCGCCGGCGGAGCTCGCGTGCTGGTCCGTCACGGCGAGGGTGATGTTCACCGGGATGGCCTGATCGACGAGCTTCGCGGCCGTGCAGGCGGCGAGCTCGGGGACGATGGCCTTGGGGAACCAGTACGCCAGCAGCTTGCCGCCCTGCGGGACCTTCCCGGAGTCGCGCTCGACGGCCTTGCCGGTCTCCGGATCGACGACGAAGAACTGGCCGCACACGTCGGCCGCCCACTGGAACGTCATCGGGTCGCCGTCCTCGTCGCGGACGTCGGCGTAGAGCACCAGCACCGAGTCGCCCACCACCTCGCTGCGCGGGACGAGCAGGTCCACGAGCTTGAGCACCACGTCGAGGTCGTTGTGCGACGCCGCGAGCCCCTTGATGAGCGGCGCGTGGTCGTCGAAGGTGATCGAGTCGTCCTGGTCCTGCTGCATCACCACGAAGGCGTCGTAGTCACCGAGCCGCGTGATCTCGAGGGCCACGCTGCCCCGG from Anaeromyxobacter paludicola harbors:
- the dapC gene encoding succinyldiaminopimelate transaminase; protein product: MKNPPKNPVLDALATNLMVQTEEKKRALARAGKRLFDFGLGDPREPTPPFIREALRAAVPESSQYPSAAGTPALRAAVAGYLDRRFGVKLDPDRQIVPATGAKETIFHLPLAFAAPGGRRKVVLPDPGYPTYEAGARFAGLEPVKHPLTAARRFLLEPEDVGEEVLRDTLFFWVSYPHNPTGAVAPRDYLERVARAALRYGFIVLSDECYADVYFGEKPLSMLEVQVENVLAIHSCSKRSGMTGYRSGFVAGDPDLVALLKRTRPHIGAASPDFVNAAATAAWGDDAHPAERREIFRRKRDLFLSFFARHGLSCEGSDATLYLWVRVPPGHGSESYALRLLEEGIVVSPGTAFGAGEGYVRVSLVPTLSECDEAIAAWSKVKP
- a CDS encoding 2,3,4,5-tetrahydropyridine-2,6-dicarboxylate N-succinyltransferase, with translation MNDWKQHEELVTAAFADRARLPAAREAVLAVVEALDKGALRVAEKRGGEWQVNAWIMQAINLYFGVAGMETKEYGPFETRDKVPLKHGLEEAGVRLVPGGIVRYGSYVAPGAVVLPGFVNIGARVGTGTMVDTWATVGSCAQVGENCHLAGGVGIGGVLEPPGARPNIIEDGCFIGSRCIIVEGTLVEEDCVLGANTVITGSTPIIDVTGKEPVIYKKRVPARSVVIPGTRAKEYPAGTYQIPCALIVGRRSASTDKKVSLNDALREFEVQV
- the dapE gene encoding succinyl-diaminopimelate desuccinylase, whose protein sequence is MTLAEALAARTEALCAVRSPIGEERALCDEVERQVRGRFAEVRRVKNSLVVLADGAAPSGRPLVALCGHLDTVPIHAEDEGRFPRREGGRLYAPGASDMKGGVAVALELAERLPAAERFCDLALVLYSREEGPFEENELGDVLREVPEVSRAALALCLEPTDNALQLGCVGSMHATLRFTGRSAHSARPWQGENAVHKAGELLRLLHRLPFHAVHDGGLEYREVMSVTRIEGGRARNVVPDQCTANLNFRFAPGRSLDSAAAEVEELARRVGAEATITDRSPSCPSYADHPLVRRLRERSGARLEAKQAWTDVARLAQAGVPAANLGPGATAQAHQAGEWLDLAELERSYLMLERFLRP